One genomic window of Bombus fervidus isolate BK054 chromosome 14, iyBomFerv1, whole genome shotgun sequence includes the following:
- the Sgsh gene encoding N-sulfoglucosamine sulfohydrolase yields MLRRSGSNKLYCFVFFILLELYKINANIVPHKNAVLLLADDGGFEMRSYLNNICQTPNLDNLAKESLLFNNAYSSVSSCSPSRSSLLTGLPSHQNGMYGLHHGIHHFNSFETVQSLPKILKQNNIKTGIIGKKHVGPDSVYPFDFSHTEENNSILQVGRNITKIKLLVREFLSQNKTKPFFLYIAFHDPHRCGHTHPEYGNFCEKFGNGDTGMGTIPDWYPIYYQWEQVKVPYFVQNTEAARRDISAQYTTISRLDQGVGLVLKELENAGFKNNTLVIYTSDNGIPFPNGRTNLYEPGLAEPMMIRSPIPNHRRNSVTHSLTSLLDIVPTLLDWFNIPYTDQSSFDTNEAPHLTGKSLLPLLIEEPKENDTAVFASQTHHEVTMYYPMRAIRTKRYKLIHNINYKMPFPIDQDFYVSPTFQDLLNRTRNKQSLPWFKTLENYYERPEWELYDLKYDPEEKNNIASKSSAKKIFFDLQERLLKWQKTTEDPWLCAPRGVLIGTKEPQCMPLENLI; encoded by the exons ATGTTAAGAAGGAGTGGctcgaataaattatattgctTTGTCTTCTTTATCTTATTAGAATTATATAAGATAAATGCAAACATCGTGCCGCATAAAAATGCTGTCTTACTTTTAG CTGACGATGGGGGATTTGAAATGCGATCctacttaaataatatttgccaAACACCTAATCTAGATAACTTGGCAAAAGAGAGTTTACTGTTTAATAATGCATATTCTTCTGTCAGCAGTTGTTCTCCTAG tcGTTCCTCCTTACTCACTGGTTTACCGAGTCATCAAAATGGGATGTATGGTCTCCATCATGGAATTCATCACTTTAATTCATTTGAAACTGTCCAAAGTTTgccaaaaatattaaaacaaaacaatataaagacag gtATCATAGGTAAAAAGCATGTAGGTCCAGATAGTGTGTATCCATTTGATTTTTCCCatacagaagaaaataattctatacttCAAGTTGGTCGAAACATTACCAAAATTAAACTTTTAGTCAGAGAATTTCTATCTCAGAATAAGACAAA GCCCTTCTTTTTGTATATTGCATTTCACGATCCTCATAGATGTGGTCATACACATCCAGAATATGGCaatttttgtgaaaaatttGGCAATGGAGATACTGGTATGGGTACTATCCCTGACTGGTATCCAATATACTACCAGTGGGAACAAGTGAAAGTACCGTATTTTGTTCAAAATACAGAAGCTGCTAGACGTGATATCTCTGCTCAATATACAACCATTTCTCGTTTAGATCaag gTGTAGGATTAGTTTTAAAAGAACTAGAGAATGCtggttttaaaaataatacattagTGATTTACACTTCTGATAATGGTATACCATTTCCAAATGGTAGAACAAATTTATATGAACCAG GATTGGCAGAACCTATGATGATTAGGTCACCAATTCCTAACCATAGGAGAAATAGTGTAACACACAGTTTAACATCTTTATTGGATATTGTACCAACATTATTAGACTGGTTTAACATACCATATACAGATCAATCTTCATTTGATACAAATGAAGCTCCTCATTTGACTGGAAAATCACTCCTTCCACTTCTTATTGAAG AACCCAAAGAAAATGACACAGCTGTTTTTGCCAGTCAAACACATCATGAAGTTACTATGTATTACCCCATGCGTGCTATTAGAACTAAAAGATATAAGCTTATACATAACATTAACTATAAAATGCCATTCCCTATTGATCAAGATTTTTATGTCTCACCAACATTTCAG gaTCTTTTGAATAGAACCAGGAATAAACAATCACTTCCATGGTTCAAGACATTAGAAAATTACTATGAAAGACCAGAATGGGAATTGTATGATTTAAAATATGAtccagaagaaaaaaataatattgcctCTAAATCATCtgcaaaa aaaatattctttgattTACAAGAAAGATTATTAAAATGGCAGAAAACAACCGAAGATCCTTGGCTTTGTGCACCTAGAGGAGTTCTTATTGGAACTAAAGAACCACAATGTATGCCACTTGAAAATCTTATTTAA
- the Pmm2 gene encoding phosphomannomutase, translating to MTKKIICLFDVDGTLTDPRQAIKPSVEKFLLGTVKKEFDLAVVGGSDLNKIKEQLGGKSIFEKYKYVFAENGLIAFKEGKQLPTETIQSIIGEEALQDLINFCLKYISELHLPFKRGTFIEFRTGMLNVSPVGRNCTKEERIQFYEYDLEHQIRQKFIQAIKKEFPDLALTYSIGGQISFDVFPIGWDKTYCLRHIQGYEEIHFFGDKTLEGGNDYEIYESDLTVGHRVTCPEDTVNQLNILIAFIKEKREREQLEVPMQCA from the exons ATGACTAAGAAGATAATATGTTTATTTGATGTTGATGGCACACTTACGGATCCTAGacag gCAATTAAACCTTCCGTGGAGAAGTTCCTTTTGGGGACTGTTAAGAAAGAGTTTGACTTAGCTGTAGTTGGAGGATCAGATTTAAATAAGATTAAAGAACAGTTGGGTGGTAAAAGCATATTTGAAAAGTACAAATATGTTTTTGCAGAGAATGGACTTATTGCCTTTAAAGAGGGTAAACAATTACCTACAGAA ACAATTCAAAGTATTATTGGTGAAGAGGCATTGCAAGATTTGATCAATTTTTGTCTGAAATACATATCTGAATTACATCTACCATTCAAGCGTGGAACTTTTATAGAATTTAGGACAGGAATGCTTAATGTATCACCAGTTGGTCGTAATTGTACTAAAGAAGAGCGTATTCAGTTTTATGAATACGATCTTGAGCATCAAATACGTCAGAAATTTATTCAAGCTATCAAAAAGGAATTTCCAGATCTTGCTTTAACATACAGTATTG gAGGTCAAATATCTTTTGATGTTTTCCCTATTGGTTGGGACAAAACATATTGTCTAAGACATATTCAAGGATATGAAGAGATACATTTCTTTGGTGACAAAACACTAGAAGGTGGCAATGATTATGAAATCTATGAAAGTGATTTAACTGTTGGACATCGTGTAACTTGTCCAGAAGATACAGTTAATCAACTCAATATTCTTATAgcatttattaaagaaaaaagagaacgagAACAACTGGAGGTTCCTATGCAATGTGCATAA
- the LOC139994381 gene encoding methylglutaconyl-CoA hydratase, mitochondrial, producing the protein MGPLTTSVRHTFHSLCTTAAKAMSTNAMLNPKDDVKEVVLKHLDGKDNGIVVLGLNRPTVCNALGKTLTSQLHDAISSIREDSKLRVLIIRSLVPKIFCAGADLRERARMDAAEISEFVSFLRNMTYNIETLPTPVISAIDGAALGGGLEIALATDIRVAASEAKMGLVETKWAIIPGAGGTQRLPRIIGSAKAKELIYTARTIDGEQAMKIGLVNEVVPQNKSGDAAYQAALTIAREILPNGPIGVKMAKAAISKSLQVPITDGFEIEKQCYNTVIHSKDRIEGIAAFGMKRMPIYQGV; encoded by the exons ATGGGGCCTTTAACGACAAGTGTCAGACACACTTTCCATTCTCTTTGTACAACTGCTGCAAAGGCAATGTCTACCAATGCAATGTTAAATCCAAAAGATGATGTGAAAGAAGTAGTACTTAAGCATTTGGATGGAAAAGACAATGGCATTGTAGTATTAGGACTAAATCGACCCACAGTTTGCAATGCTCTTGGCAAAACTTTAACTAGTCAGTTACATGATGCCATTTCTTCCATCAGAGAAGACTCAAAGTTGAGAGTATTAATCATTCGTAGTTTAGTCCCAAAAATTTTTTGTGCTGGTGCAGACTTGAGAGAAAGAGCAAGAATGGACGCAGCAGAAATTTCAGAATTTGTTTCATTCTTGAGAAATATGACATATAATATAGAAACTTTACCAACCCCAGTGATATCTGCTATTGATGGTGCTGCATTAGGTGGTGGATTAGAAATTGCTCTAGCTACAGATATCAGAGTTGCAGCATCAGAAGCTAAAATGGGCCTTGTAGAAACAAAATGGGCTATTATTCCTGGAGCAGGAGGCACTCAAAGACTTCCAAGAATAATTGGAAGTGCTAAAGCAAAAGAACTTATTTATACTGCACGCACTATTGACGGTGAACAGGCTATGAAGATTGGTTTAGTAAATGAAGTAGTTCCACAAAATAAAAGTGGTGATGCGGCTTATCAAGCTGCTTTAACAATTGCCAGAGAAATTTTACCTAATGGACCAATTGGAGTTAA aATGGCAAAAGCAGCAATATCAAAAAGTCTACAAGTGCCTATTACAGATggatttgaaattgaaaaacaatGTTACAACACAGTTATACATTCAAAAGATAGAATCGAAGGAATTGCAGCATTTGGGATGAAACGTATGCCCATTTATCAGGGAgtttaa